The Alphaproteobacteria bacterium genomic sequence CGTTGCGCCGCCACCCCCGCCGCCCTTACCTGCGGCTGAAGCGGTTCCTGCGGCGCCCCGCCCGCCGGCAGCAGCCCCAGCGTCGGCAGCGCAAGAAGCGCCGCAATCCGCTACGTCTTCGGTCGCACCGGTACCGGTCGCCTCTGGGTCGTTCCGGGTTCAACTGGCCGCCTACCGGTCGCCGGAGGCTGCGCAAAACGGTTGGCAGGCGCTCAAGACTCGCTACGAAGATCTTCTGGGGGCACTTGAACCCACGGTGGTTCGGGTGGACTTGGGCGAGCGCGGTGTCTTCCACCGCCTTCAAGCGGGTCCCTATACGGACGGTGGCGCTGCGGAAGCCGCCTGTACCACGCTTAGGGCGCGCAATCAGGCGTGTATCGTGGTGCGGCCCTAGGCAAAGGGGCGAGTAGACGGGACGAGAGCCCCGGTCCTAGGTCTCGGTCGCCGATAGTTCCGCCAACTCGTACGCCGAGGCACCGGGATAGGCCGAGCGCACGCACAAACGGTACGGGTCGTCGGATACCCACATGTGATAGCTGAACGGCGCATCGGCGATATGCGCGACGCCGTCGACGCGCCCGCAGCGAAAATGAATCGTGTCAAATGTTCCCGCCCCGACGGTAATCGTTTCCCGCCCGACTCGTTCGATGCCGTAGGGGATATAGGCGAGCGCCGGGCCGCTAGCGCCCGATTTATTGAGCGTTGATGTCAGCAAGTCCCATGGTGCGCGTGCCCCGTCCGTGCCTGGATCGCCCGCCGCAATCATCCAGGCATCGCCGATCAAAGCGTGACAACAGAACGAGAAGGGCCCCGGCAGGGCGCGACGATAGGTGACGCGCCCGTCGCCACGGGTATCGGCGGCGCACTCGGCTTTGGAAGCGGAAAAGGTGTACCACGCGCTGCCGGTATACTGGCCGCCGGTTTCAATGCGCACGTAGGCGTCGGTCGGCCGCCACGCGGCGTCGACGGCCATCAGCGAATCGCGTTCGACGTCCAAGCCGGGCCGGGCGATCCGGCAAAATGCCCTCTGGCTTAGCCGCCCGTCTGCGAACCGCGTGATCGAAAAGCGCTCATTGCCGAGTTTTGTTCCGCGCTGCGCGGGCGTGTCGTACAGGTAGTCGATCCGGCCGGTGAGGTGGGTGCGTTCTTGTGCCATGCCGTCAAACTATCACGTTCGACACGCGACCTTCGCCCTCGATTGCGTCCGGTGCGATCCACGAAACCGTGCTAAAACGCCCCGGCAATGACCCAGCCAACGATATTTGGCCTAGCGGGGCCCGAACTGAACGCCGACGAGCGCGCCTTCTTCGGCGAGGTGAAGCCGCTCGGTTTCATTTTGTTTGCCCGGAATTGCGTCACCCGCGACCAAGTCGCGGCGCTCTGTGCCGACCTGCGCGCCGTTGTAGGCCAATCCGATGCGCCGATCCTCATCGACCAAGAGGGCGGTCGGGTCGCCCGACTGAAGCCGCCGCAGTGGCGCCATCCGCCGCCGGCCCGCGTGTTCGGCACCCTCTGGGACCGCGACCGGGACGCGGCGGTGCGGGCCTCCTTCCTCAACGGCCAGCTCATCGGTGCCGATCTTGCGGCCTGCGGAATCAATGTCGACTGCGCGCCGGTCCTCGACGTGCCGGTACCGGGCAGCCACGATATCATCGGCGACCGCGCGTTCCACACGGAGGTCGCGGCGATCGTCGCGTTGGCCAGGGCCTTCGCCGACGGTTTGATCGCCGGCGGTGTCCTGCCGGTGGTCAAGCATATCCCCGGCCATGGCCGGGCCACGGCCGATAGCCACGCCGCACTACCGGTCGTCAGTGCCGATCCCGAGTCGCTCGAACAAGATTTCGCGCCCTTTGCCGCGCTGCGCGATTTGCCTTTGGCGATGACGGCGCATGTCCTCTTCAGCCGCATCGATCCGAACCACCCCACCACGACCTCGGCGCGCGTGGTATCGGAGGTGATCCGCGGGAAGATCGGCTTTCAGGGATTGCTGATGAGCGACGATGTCTCGTCCAACATGAAGGCGTTGTCCGGTACCTACGCGGAACGGGCGCGAGACAGCCTTGCCGCTGGATGCGACGCGGTTCTCCATTGCGACGGCGATCTCGCGGCGATGCAGGCGGTTGCCGCGGCGGTTCCGTTGATCGGCGACCGTACCGCTGTGCGCTGGGCCCAAGCGTCGTTTCTCATTGCCCAAACGGTGCCCGTGGATATTGCGGCGATCGGCAGGGAACTCGACGCCCTTCTGCCGGCGCCGGCGTCGCACTAACCGCCCGCGGCGGCGCGGAAGTGTTCCAGACAGTAGGGCCACCCTTGTTCCGAGGCCATCGCGGCCCGGTAGGCTAGCCCATCGTCGCCATGATTCGCGAGGTCGCCGTGCACCAAGGTGACCGTTGTCCCATGGTCGCTTGCCGCGAAATGCACGGTGACGGTGCTTGAGCGTTCGGGTTTGGTGTCGATGTTTCGGTCAGGGCCGATGTGCCAGTGAAACATCAGGCCCTGGGGCGCCGCGGCTTCGATCACCGTGCCCCAGACGATCTTCTCGCCCGACTGGGCGCGTTCGTAGCACTGGCCGTCCGCTTGCGCGTCGATCCCGATCTCTGCCAGCGCCTCGCCGCAGAACGTGTATTCCCGAGGCCACCATGCGTCGAACCGAGTGACAAACAGGTCCCACGCCGCGGCGGGGGCGAGGGGTACACCGACCTGGACGGCGACAGAGTCCTCGTCCTCGCTAATGTCGCTCATGAAAAAATCCAAATCATCCTATCGGCTAACTCTCCCGCACCGACGGCGCGGTCGCAAGACCGGTATGGGGGGAATTGCCGACCACCGCGCGACGGCGTGCGAGAAATCGTCGTTCCGCGGCGTTTTGCGTGGCGGCGATCGCGGCCTCATAGGCTTCCGCGGCTTCTTCGGTTCGACCCGCGCGGCGCAGCAGGTCGGCGCGCACGGCGTGATAGGGCTGGTAACTCTTCAGATCGTTGCCGGCTTCCAACGCCGCCAATTGTGTCAACCCCGCTTCGGCGCCGTCG encodes the following:
- the nagZ gene encoding beta-N-acetylhexosaminidase; this translates as MTQPTIFGLAGPELNADERAFFGEVKPLGFILFARNCVTRDQVAALCADLRAVVGQSDAPILIDQEGGRVARLKPPQWRHPPPARVFGTLWDRDRDAAVRASFLNGQLIGADLAACGINVDCAPVLDVPVPGSHDIIGDRAFHTEVAAIVALARAFADGLIAGGVLPVVKHIPGHGRATADSHAALPVVSADPESLEQDFAPFAALRDLPLAMTAHVLFSRIDPNHPTTTSARVVSEVIRGKIGFQGLLMSDDVSSNMKALSGTYAERARDSLAAGCDAVLHCDGDLAAMQAVAAAVPLIGDRTAVRWAQASFLIAQTVPVDIAAIGRELDALLPAPASH
- a CDS encoding SRPBCC domain-containing protein produces the protein MSDISEDEDSVAVQVGVPLAPAAAWDLFVTRFDAWWPREYTFCGEALAEIGIDAQADGQCYERAQSGEKIVWGTVIEAAAPQGLMFHWHIGPDRNIDTKPERSSTVTVHFAASDHGTTVTLVHGDLANHGDDGLAYRAAMASEQGWPYCLEHFRAAAGG